TTATTTATTAATATGTTCCTAAACATACAAAGTATTTTATTATTTAAAATTAGAGGTATTAATACTTAATTTTACAATATATTACTACAAAATGTTGAATAATTAAAAAAAATTTATTATAATTTGGTTATAGAGGTAGAAAGGTGATATTTTTCTAAAAGCATTTAAAATATACAAGAATAGGAAACGAATGAGTTTCTAATTCTACATTAATAATTAAGAAAGTTAGGTTGAAAAATTATTTGGGTCTTCAATGAAATAGAATTAAATTTATTATTAATTCATGTATTTCGGTGGATACTGAATTTATATCTAAGTCTAATATACAATTAAGATAAAAAAGTAGTGAGAGGGATGTGGGCTTGAAATGGATTATATAGATATTATAAGTACAATATTTCAAAGTATATTATTTATATATACAATTAATTATTGTTTAGGATACAAAAAGATTTTTGATAAGAAACTAGTATTAAGTGTAATAATATTGTCTATGATTGGTTATATAATTCCAAACAAATTTGGTAATGTTTCTATATGTGTTTTCGTTACTCATATGTTATGTATGTTAGTTATAATATTCTTCTATAATAAGAAATACATTGAAGCATTATTAGCTTTGAATTTAAGTTATTCAATAGTAATGTTGAGTGTATTTACATTTGGAAATTTATTTTATGAATTTATTGAAAAAATTATATTTAAAGAACATAATGACATGTTCAAAGCACTATTTATTTATCTTTTTCAATTTGTAATGTGTATAACATGTATGAAGTTTGCTAAACTAATTAAGCAGTTTTATAAAATATTACTAGATGGGGAATTTTCACTAATATCTATACTCCTATTTAGTTTTATTCCGGATTTTGTAATTTCATTTTATATAATTAGATATAAAAACGAACCTCCTTTATTGAAAAATGTTATATTTATGCTATTAATTATTTTTATTATTATTAGCATTGTATACTTTGTACAAATTAAGGAACGAGCAAATAAAATATATAAATTAAATCAAGAACTAGAAATTAAAAATGTTGAATTGACCGTGATAAAAAATACTTATGGAATGCAGATGTCATCTTTATATGAGTTATGTATGATGGAACAGTATGAAAATGTATCGAGTTTGTTAAAAAGTACTATAAATGTTGCAGGAGAAACGAATAAAAGAAAAGAAAATAAAGTACAAGAATCTATTCTATCATATGCGACTAAACATGTAACTTCAGAAGATATAAATATAGAAATAGAAGAACATGCTAACTTAGCACTATTAGCTATATCTGAAATGGAATTGTATAGAATTGTTGTTAATATTGTTAATAATGCTGTTAAAGCTATGAAGAACAAAGGGAGATTGACTATTCGGTCGTACAATAAAGATGAAAATATTATTATAGAAATTGAAAATGACGGTGAAAAGATCCCTGAAGGGATTATTAATAAAATATTCAAATCTGGATTTACAACCAAGGAGGATGATGATAAAAATCATGGGTATGGATTGAGTATAGTTAAAGAATTGATAGAAAATTATAATGGAAAAATATTTGTTGAGAGTAATGAGGTAATTACTAGATTTGTAATTGATTTACCTATAGATAAATTAGAAGATTCAATTGTTGTTTAATATTTAATATATATACTGAATTGCTAACTTTTAACTATTTTAGTACCAAAAATAATAAATCTATTTGTATAATTAGTTAGAAGGAGGTGAAAATGTTGGGAAATATAATAAAAATAAATATGTACGCAGAAATTAGAAAAGAAAAAACCAAGAAGGTAAAACTAAATGTTCTTGAGGATACTATTTTAAAATACAATAATTGGCTTAAAGTCACCAATAGAGAGGATAAAATAGAGAATTATGAAAAGTTTTTGCGAGCATGAAAATGAATTTTGAAAGTAGATTAAACTGTGAGGTTTAAACTACTTTTTTTATATATATTATATAAATTTTTTTAGCAATTATTGATTTATTTAGAAGGAATAAGTAAAATGGTTATGTGATTATTCTTCATTTAAGTAAAGTTTTATGTTTGAAGAATTATATGTGATAAGAAGGAGATAAAATTATGAAAGCTTATGAACGTTTATTAAAATATGTAAAGGTATATACTACATCGGATGAAAATTCTAACACACATCCAACAACTAAAAGGCAATTTGATTTAGCAAATTTATTAGTTGAAGAAATGAAAGAGCTTGGAATAGAGGAATGTAGAGTTGATGAGCATTGCTATGTTTATGGAGTAATACAAGCAACTAAAGGTTATGAAGATAAACCAAGTATAGGACTTATTGCTCACTTAGATTCTGCACCAGCAGCTCCAGGAGAAAATGTAAATCCTCAAATTATTGAAAATTATGATGGTGGAGACATCATATTAAAAGGAAACAATGGCATATTATCACCTGAGAAGTTTCCGCATTTAAAAGACTTAGTAGGAAGAACGCTTATTACTACAGATGGAACTACACTTTTAGGTGCAGATGACAAAGCAGGAATAGCTGAAATTTTAACTGCTTGTGAAACTATAATAAATGAAAATATTCCACATGGAAAAATATGCATTGGATTTACCCCAGATGAAGAGGTAGGGCTTGGAGCACATCTATTTGATGTGAAAAACTTTGGAGCTGATTTTGCTTATACAATTGATGGGGGAATAGAAGGCGAAATTTCTTATGAAAACTTTAATGCAGCCGGTGTTGAAGTTGAAATTCACGGAGTATCAGTTCATCCTGGATCTGCTAAGAATACAATGATTAATGCTGTTAATGTTGGTATTGAATTTAATTCAATGCTTCCATCAGGCGAAAGACCAGAACATACAGAAAATTATGAAGGCTTTTACTATTTGGAGCATTTTTCTGGAAGTACAGATCAAGCAACCTTAAAATATAAACTAAGAGATCATAATAGTGATAAATTTGAAAATAGAAAATACACAATTCTATTAACTGAGAAATTATTAAATGAAAAGTATGGCGAAGGAACAGTAACAGTTAAAATAAAAGATGAATATAAAAATATGCTTGAACATATAAAGCCTTGTATGCATTTAATTGATAATGCAACAGAAGTAATGAAAGCATTAAATGTAACACCAGTAATTGAACCTATTCGTGGGGGAACAGATGGAGCAACATTAAGTTATATGGGCTTACCTTGTCCTAATCTTGGAACAGGAGGTTTTGCTTACCATGGTGAGTATGAACATATTACAGTAGAAGGAATGGATATCTGCACAAAAATTATAATAGAAATTTTAAAAAGATACACACATTAGAAAAAAAGCAGCCGACAAAGGAGGCTGCATAAGATCAGAATCACATTAGAAAAAAAGCAGCCGACAAAGGAGGCTGCATAAGATCAGAATCACATTAGAAAAAAAGCAGCCGACAAAGGAGGCTGCATAAGATCAGAATCACATTAGAAAAAAAGCAGCCGACAAAGGAGGCTGCATAAGATCAGAATCACATTGGATTTTAACAAAGAAGCTGTTGCATTTTTGCAACGGCTTTTTTTATTCTTTACGAGGAATTTATAATGCAGTAAAATCTGTGGATAATATATGAAGAGGGCTATTTAAGTGAGTTGTGTATAAGAAAAGAATAAAAAACAAATCATATTCGCCTGCATAAAATGTTCTCATATGCAGATAGTTCCGTATTGCAGCATAGCTGCTCTTTTTATAGGGGCATAGCTGAGATTTCTAAGGAAATGTTCTTATATGCAGCATAGCTGCCTTTTCTAATGTGCACATTTTTCTCACATACGTTCGAAAAGGCAGATGCGCACCTATAAAAAGAGTGCGAAGCACAATACGGAACTTAATATTAAAAATCTCCGGCTCCACAGTCGCCTGCGATTTTTTTATTCTTTATGTATTTTATTAAAAATAGAGGAGTATGGTATAATTTGCATATAACTATATAAAATATAAAGTAATTAGATTATAAATATAGAAACAATAAACGGTTTTATTGACATTGTAAAATACTAAAAAGGGAGTATTAGGATGAAAAATAATGCAGCACAAAGGGAATTTAAAAAATACAAAAGTCAAATTAATCAAATAGAAGAAATAGTTGAACACTCCAAGCCTGGAGCACTTATTGAACATGAAAGTGCAATAAGAAAGAAACTTGTAAAACTTAAAGAGTTAGAAAATCAAAATCTAAGAGATTATAAAGAGGTATATGAACGATATGAAGAATTATTAGAGGATATATCTAAAAAGATTCTTGATCAATATAATAAAAGTAATAATACAGAGTTTGATTTTTACGAAGTTATAAGAGGAAATTACAATAGCTTTTTAAATCAAGGAATAATGACTATACTTACTAAATTGCATATTCCTAAATTAGTAGCAAAAGAATTTGAGGAGAATTTTCCCAAGAATCCAAAGGATGAATATCTTATTGCTAGAAGTATGAAGAGAAAATTTTACATACACTTAGGAGATACTAATACTGGAAAGACTTATAATGCTTTACAACGTTTAAAAAGCGCAAAAAAAGGTGTATATTTGTCTCCTCTTAGAATACTTGCTTTAGAGAATTACGAAAGATTAAACAGTGAAGGGGTATTATGTAATTTAATGACAGGAGAAGAAGAAATAATTAATGAAGCAGCTACTCATACTTCATGTACCATTGAAAAAGTCAATTTAAGAGAACATTACGAAATTGCAGTTATTGATGAAATTCAAATGATTAGTGATCCGTTCCGCGGAATGGCATGGAGCAAAGCAGTACTTGGCTTACAATGTGATGAAATCCATATATGTGGTGCAGCTAATGCTAAATATATATTAGAAACAATAATTAAGGACTGCAAGGATGATTTTGAAATAAAAGAATATACAAGGGCTATACCATTAGAAGTTGAATTTAAAAACTTTAGTTATAATGATATTCAAGAAGGTGATGCTATTGTAGTGTTTTCCAAAAAAAGAGTATTAGAAATAGCTGAAGAATATTCAAGTAGAGGCATTAAGGCAAGTGTGATTTATGGAGATTTACCGCCAGAAGTTAGAAAAATGCAATATACACAATTTGTAAATAAAGAAACGAAAATTTTAGTTACAACTGATGCAATAGGAATGGGGGTTAATTTACCTATAAGAAGAATTATATTTATGAGTATAAGAAAATTTGATGGAGAAGAAGTAAGGGAATTAACTTCACAGGAAATAAAACAAGTTGGAGGTCGTGCAGGAAGAATTGGAATTTACGATGTTGGTTACATTGCTAGTGTTGGAGGAAATGCAAGTGTAATTAAAGATAAGTTGGAAATAGAGGATCAAGTAATACAACAAGCTGTTATTGGTCCAACAGAAGCAATACTTAAAATAAAAAGTTTGCCACTAAATGAAAAACTAGCTCTTTGGAGTACTCGTGAAGAAAAGATGGATTATTATACTAAAATGGATGTAAGTGAGTATTTATTGATTTTAGATAAAATAAAAAATTATAAACTGAGTGAAGAAATCCAGTGGGACTTACTAAAAGTACCATTTGATGTTAGCAGTGATGAACTAATGAATACATTTCTTGATTATGTAGATGAATTGTTTATAAATAAGCAGGAAGAATTATTTAAACCACAATGCTTTAAAGGAAGTCTTGATGATTTAGAAATATATTATCAAAAAATTAATATGTATTATTCATTTTCAAAAATATTTAATTTAAAATTTGATCCGAAATGGGTATATGATGAGAGGATTAAAGTTAGTGAAGAAATAAATGAGATTTTATTGGGAATATAAAAATATTATAATTAAAGAATGAAATTAATAATTTAATGTTGATTGCTAATTCCTTATTTATGTTATTTTTAACATATAAATTAATTTTTGGTTTGGTCAGATTAGGAATGTAAGTTGGAAAAATTAATGTATAACGTTTAAATAAAAGATAAAATACGAAAATTTAATAAAATTTGTAATTAAATATTTATATATATGGAATTTTAGGTTATACTTAAATTGTTTGAGTTTTTATAATAAGTACTACAAAATATTAAAAAAAGGGGAACGCAAATGAGTGAATTAAATCATGAACTTGGAATCATAGCATTAGAGAGCTGTACAGAATTAGGAAATGCTATAGACAAGTATATCCAAAAAAGCAGAGAGTGCACTGAGTCGTTTTTAGTGCCAATTGAGGAAATTAGATTTTCTAATGGTGAAGGAAAGGTTAAAATTTCTGAAACTGTTAGAGGAAAGGACATATACATTTTATGTGATGTTGGAAATTACAGCTGTACATACAAAATGTTCGGGTTTGAAAACAATAAGGGACCAGATGAACATTTTCAAGATATAAAGAGAACAGTTGCAGCAATTAGAGGTAAAGCGGCAAGAATAACTGTAATCATGCCTCTTTTATATGAGTCAAGACAACATAGACGCAAGGGAAGAGAGTCTTTAGACTGCGCTTTATCACTTCAAGAACTTGAAAGATTAGGTGTAGATGAAATTCTTACATTTGATGTACATGATCCAAATATTCAAAATGCTATTCCTTTAATGTCTTTTGAAAATATCTATCCAACATATGATATAGTAAAATCACTTATATTAAATGAAAAATCATTAGAACTTGATAAAGAAAAATTACTAGTTATCAGCCCTGATACTGGAGCTATGGATAGAGCTATTTATTATTCAAGTGTTTTAGGTGTTGATGTTGGATTATTTTATAAAAGAAGAGATCATTCTACAATAGTTAATGGAAAAAATCCTATTGTTCAACATGAATATATGGGAAGATCTGTTGAAGGTAGCGATGTTTTAATTGTAGATGATATGATAGCATCTGGAGAATCTGTCCTTGATATAGCTAAAGAATTAAAAAAGAGAAACGTTAGAAATGTTTATGTTGCGGCAACATTTGCTTTTTTCACAGAAGGACTTGAAAAATTCAATAAAGCTTATGAAGAAGGATTGATTAAGAGAATTTATTCTACTAATTTAACTTATATATCGCAAAACTTATATGAAGCTGAATGGTTTAACCATGCTGATATGTCAGAATTTATGTCTAGAATTATTAATAGATTAAATCATGGAAGGTCTATAGCTAAATATATGGATGCAACTAGAATTATACATAGCTTATTAAATAAGTAATATTAATATTATAATATATTAAATTGTATATATTTGGAAGAACAACGGGGATTTAAGGTGATTCCTGTTGTTTTTTTAATAAAATCTTAAGAAATGGTAAGGAATTCAAAATTTGTTTGTAGTATAATTGTTTGTATTGGGTAAATAATCGGTTCTACTTTTAGAATTTTATATCTATAAGATAATAACTAAAGGAGGATAAGATGAAAAGAATTCGCAGAATTGTTGTAACGACTACGTTACTTTTACTAATTACTTATACAAGCAATGCATTACCAGCATTTGCAGAACCAACAGATATATCACTTGAGCAGGCAATCCAAAACATACAAGAGGATGATAATCAAATTGAATATAATATGGACAAACTTAATAAATTAAAAGACCAAATTACTCAAAAGGAAAGTGACATCAAGGATAATGAAAAGGAGCTTGAAGATGCACAAGTTGAGGTTGAAGAAAAAGATAATCAATTATCAGAACGTTTAAAAGGGATTCAATTGAATGGTGGCATTGAAGCTACTCCAATGCAGTATTTAGATGCGGTATTTTCTTCAGGGAATGTTCTAGATGCATTAAAAAAAGTAAACTTAATTTCAGAAATTTGTACAAGCGATAAAAAGCTTATTTTAAAAGCAGAGGAATCAAAAAAGCAGCTTTTAGATATTAAAGACCATATAAATAAAGAAAATAGCGAACTTCAAAAAAATAAAGCTGAGGTTGAAAAACAAATTTCTGATTTAGAAAATCAGAAAAGCAATCTTATGAAATATGTACAAGATAACACTGCCTTACTAACTGCTGATGAAGGTGTCACAATTCCAGTAACACTTCCCTCAGATATTTCTCCTAAAGTTAAAACTCTCATAGAGGAATCAGAAAAATATTTAAAGGTTCCATATTTGTGGGGAGGAGAATCACCAGAAGGGTTTGATTGTTCAGGGCTTATGCAATATGTATTTAAATCACAAGGTATGGAAATTCCAAGAACATCTGAGGAGCAACAAAGCTTTGCAAAACCTATTGGCATTGCGGAAATTAAACCTGGAGATTTAGTATTTAATAAAACTACAGATTCAA
The window above is part of the Clostridium saccharoperbutylacetonicum N1-4(HMT) genome. Proteins encoded here:
- a CDS encoding sensor histidine kinase is translated as MDYIDIISTIFQSILFIYTINYCLGYKKIFDKKLVLSVIILSMIGYIIPNKFGNVSICVFVTHMLCMLVIIFFYNKKYIEALLALNLSYSIVMLSVFTFGNLFYEFIEKIIFKEHNDMFKALFIYLFQFVMCITCMKFAKLIKQFYKILLDGEFSLISILLFSFIPDFVISFYIIRYKNEPPLLKNVIFMLLIIFIIISIVYFVQIKERANKIYKLNQELEIKNVELTVIKNTYGMQMSSLYELCMMEQYENVSSLLKSTINVAGETNKRKENKVQESILSYATKHVTSEDINIEIEEHANLALLAISEMELYRIVVNIVNNAVKAMKNKGRLTIRSYNKDENIIIEIENDGEKIPEGIINKIFKSGFTTKEDDDKNHGYGLSIVKELIENYNGKIFVESNEVITRFVIDLPIDKLEDSIVV
- the pepT gene encoding peptidase T; translated protein: MKAYERLLKYVKVYTTSDENSNTHPTTKRQFDLANLLVEEMKELGIEECRVDEHCYVYGVIQATKGYEDKPSIGLIAHLDSAPAAPGENVNPQIIENYDGGDIILKGNNGILSPEKFPHLKDLVGRTLITTDGTTLLGADDKAGIAEILTACETIINENIPHGKICIGFTPDEEVGLGAHLFDVKNFGADFAYTIDGGIEGEISYENFNAAGVEVEIHGVSVHPGSAKNTMINAVNVGIEFNSMLPSGERPEHTENYEGFYYLEHFSGSTDQATLKYKLRDHNSDKFENRKYTILLTEKLLNEKYGEGTVTVKIKDEYKNMLEHIKPCMHLIDNATEVMKALNVTPVIEPIRGGTDGATLSYMGLPCPNLGTGGFAYHGEYEHITVEGMDICTKIIIEILKRYTH
- a CDS encoding helicase-related protein, whose protein sequence is MKNNAAQREFKKYKSQINQIEEIVEHSKPGALIEHESAIRKKLVKLKELENQNLRDYKEVYERYEELLEDISKKILDQYNKSNNTEFDFYEVIRGNYNSFLNQGIMTILTKLHIPKLVAKEFEENFPKNPKDEYLIARSMKRKFYIHLGDTNTGKTYNALQRLKSAKKGVYLSPLRILALENYERLNSEGVLCNLMTGEEEIINEAATHTSCTIEKVNLREHYEIAVIDEIQMISDPFRGMAWSKAVLGLQCDEIHICGAANAKYILETIIKDCKDDFEIKEYTRAIPLEVEFKNFSYNDIQEGDAIVVFSKKRVLEIAEEYSSRGIKASVIYGDLPPEVRKMQYTQFVNKETKILVTTDAIGMGVNLPIRRIIFMSIRKFDGEEVRELTSQEIKQVGGRAGRIGIYDVGYIASVGGNASVIKDKLEIEDQVIQQAVIGPTEAILKIKSLPLNEKLALWSTREEKMDYYTKMDVSEYLLILDKIKNYKLSEEIQWDLLKVPFDVSSDELMNTFLDYVDELFINKQEELFKPQCFKGSLDDLEIYYQKINMYYSFSKIFNLKFDPKWVYDERIKVSEEINEILLGI
- a CDS encoding ribose-phosphate pyrophosphokinase, with the translated sequence MSELNHELGIIALESCTELGNAIDKYIQKSRECTESFLVPIEEIRFSNGEGKVKISETVRGKDIYILCDVGNYSCTYKMFGFENNKGPDEHFQDIKRTVAAIRGKAARITVIMPLLYESRQHRRKGRESLDCALSLQELERLGVDEILTFDVHDPNIQNAIPLMSFENIYPTYDIVKSLILNEKSLELDKEKLLVISPDTGAMDRAIYYSSVLGVDVGLFYKRRDHSTIVNGKNPIVQHEYMGRSVEGSDVLIVDDMIASGESVLDIAKELKKRNVRNVYVAATFAFFTEGLEKFNKAYEEGLIKRIYSTNLTYISQNLYEAEWFNHADMSEFMSRIINRLNHGRSIAKYMDATRIIHSLLNK
- a CDS encoding NlpC/P60 family protein — its product is MKRIRRIVVTTTLLLLITYTSNALPAFAEPTDISLEQAIQNIQEDDNQIEYNMDKLNKLKDQITQKESDIKDNEKELEDAQVEVEEKDNQLSERLKGIQLNGGIEATPMQYLDAVFSSGNVLDALKKVNLISEICTSDKKLILKAEESKKQLLDIKDHINKENSELQKNKAEVEKQISDLENQKSNLMKYVQDNTALLTADEGVTIPVTLPSDISPKVKTLIEESEKYLKVPYLWGGESPEGFDCSGLMQYVFKSQGMEIPRTSEEQQSFAKPIGIAEIKPGDLVFNKTTDSTHVGMYIGYDMYIQAPHTGDIVKISRLSTSNMKYVGRVLN